A single region of the Streptococcus macedonicus ACA-DC 198 genome encodes:
- the glnP gene encoding Amino acid ABC transporter, glutamine-binding protein/permease protein: MKKLLLSCFAAVLLLFGGMTSIHADEYLRVGMEAAYAPFNWTQDDDSNGAVPIEGTNQYANGYDVQIAKKIADSLGKELLVVKTTWTGLIPALTSGKIDMIAAGMSPTDERKKEIAFSDSYYTSYPVIVVSKKGDYANATSLADFSGAKLTSQQGVYLYNLIDQISGATKETAMGDFNQMRQALESGIIDGYVSERPDAISAENANSDFKMISFEEGQGFSTSVSDTAIAVGLRKDDTEMLAKVNAVLAGISEDERLELMDKMIEEQPSDNSEEDENSNFFTDMWTIFKNNWNQFLRGAGVTLFISIIGTVVGLFIGLLIGVYRTAPKATNKVLAGLQKAFGWVLNVYIEVFRGTPMIVQAMVIYYGTAQAFGISIDRTLAAVLIVSINTGAYMSEIVRGGIFAVDKGQFEAATALGFTHGQTMRKIVLPQVVRNILPATGNEFVINIKDTSVLNVISVVELYFSGNTVATQTYQYFQTFTIIAIIYFVLTFTVTRILRFIERRFDADTYTTGANQNQTKEVK; the protein is encoded by the coding sequence ATGAAAAAGTTACTTTTAAGTTGTTTTGCAGCTGTTCTTCTTCTCTTTGGAGGAATGACTAGCATACACGCTGACGAATACCTTCGTGTCGGTATGGAAGCTGCCTACGCTCCCTTTAACTGGACACAAGATGATGATTCTAACGGAGCTGTTCCTATTGAAGGAACTAATCAATATGCTAACGGATATGATGTCCAAATTGCTAAGAAAATTGCAGACAGTTTAGGCAAGGAACTTCTCGTTGTCAAAACAACTTGGACAGGGTTAATTCCTGCACTTACTTCTGGGAAAATCGATATGATTGCTGCCGGAATGAGCCCAACTGATGAACGCAAAAAAGAAATTGCCTTTTCAGATAGTTACTACACAAGTTATCCCGTAATCGTTGTTTCTAAAAAAGGCGATTATGCCAATGCTACATCCCTAGCTGACTTTTCAGGTGCAAAATTAACATCTCAACAAGGTGTTTACCTTTATAACCTCATTGACCAAATTAGTGGTGCAACTAAAGAAACTGCCATGGGTGACTTCAACCAAATGCGTCAAGCCCTTGAATCTGGTATCATTGATGGTTATGTTTCTGAACGTCCAGATGCCATCTCAGCCGAAAACGCTAATAGCGACTTCAAGATGATTTCCTTTGAAGAAGGTCAAGGTTTTTCAACATCAGTATCTGATACAGCTATTGCCGTTGGTCTTCGCAAAGACGACACAGAAATGCTCGCTAAAGTCAACGCTGTTTTAGCTGGTATTTCAGAAGATGAACGTTTGGAACTCATGGATAAAATGATTGAAGAACAACCATCTGATAATTCTGAAGAAGATGAAAACAGCAACTTCTTCACTGACATGTGGACAATTTTCAAAAATAACTGGAATCAATTCTTACGTGGTGCTGGAGTGACACTCTTCATCTCAATTATTGGTACAGTTGTCGGTCTCTTTATCGGACTTCTCATTGGTGTTTATCGTACCGCTCCAAAAGCTACCAATAAAGTATTAGCTGGACTTCAAAAAGCTTTCGGTTGGGTACTCAATGTCTATATTGAAGTCTTTCGTGGTACGCCAATGATTGTACAAGCGATGGTTATTTACTATGGTACTGCTCAAGCTTTTGGAATCTCAATTGACCGTACCTTAGCCGCTGTCCTTATCGTTTCAATCAATACTGGTGCTTACATGAGTGAAATCGTCCGCGGCGGTATCTTCGCCGTTGATAAAGGTCAATTTGAAGCCGCAACAGCACTCGGATTTACCCACGGACAAACCATGCGCAAAATCGTTCTTCCACAAGTTGTCCGCAATATTTTGCCAGCAACAGGTAATGAATTTGTCATCAATATCAAAGATACTTCTGTATTGAACGTTATTTCCGTTGTCGAACTTTACTTCTCAGGTAACACCGTTGCGACACAAACTTATCAATATTTCCAAACATTTACTATTATCGCGATTATTTACTTTGTCCTCACCTTTACTGTGACACGTATCCTACGATTTATTGAACGTCGTTTCGATGCGGACACTTACACAACTGGTGCTAACCAAAACCAAACGAAAGAGGTGAAATAA
- the uppP gene encoding Undecaprenyl-diphosphatase has translation MLFFELLKAIFLGIVEGITEWLPVSSTGHLILVQEFISLNQSKAFLDMFNIVIQLGAILAVIVIYFKRLNPFQPGKTAREVQLTWQLWLKVVIACIPSILIALPLDDWFNAHFNYMVPIAIALIVYGIAFIWIEKRNANVEPQVTELARMPYLTAFWIGCFQVLSIIPGTSRSGATILGAIIVGTSRSVAADFTFFLAIPTMFGYSGLKAVKFFLDGNVLSFSQFLILMVASVTAFLVSLYVIRFLTDYVKKHDFTIFGKYRIVLGSILIVYSILKAIF, from the coding sequence ATGTTATTTTTCGAACTACTGAAGGCTATCTTTTTGGGGATAGTTGAGGGAATTACAGAGTGGTTGCCTGTTTCAAGTACAGGGCACTTGATTTTGGTTCAAGAGTTTATCAGTTTGAACCAAAGCAAAGCGTTTTTGGATATGTTCAATATTGTTATCCAATTGGGGGCAATCTTGGCTGTTATCGTAATTTACTTTAAACGTTTAAACCCATTTCAACCTGGTAAAACAGCGCGTGAAGTCCAATTAACATGGCAATTATGGTTAAAAGTTGTGATTGCTTGTATTCCATCAATTTTGATTGCGTTGCCGCTTGATGATTGGTTTAACGCACATTTTAATTACATGGTTCCAATCGCCATTGCTTTGATTGTTTATGGGATTGCTTTTATCTGGATTGAAAAACGCAATGCTAATGTTGAACCGCAGGTTACTGAACTTGCTCGTATGCCTTATTTAACCGCTTTTTGGATTGGTTGCTTCCAAGTTCTTAGTATTATTCCAGGGACAAGTCGTTCAGGTGCTACAATTCTAGGGGCAATTATTGTGGGAACAAGTCGTTCAGTTGCTGCTGATTTTACTTTCTTTCTCGCTATCCCAACAATGTTTGGTTATAGTGGTTTGAAGGCGGTTAAGTTCTTCTTAGATGGAAATGTTCTTAGTTTCAGTCAATTTTTAATTTTAATGGTTGCTAGTGTAACAGCATTCCTTGTCAGCCTTTACGTTATCCGCTTTTTGACTGACTATGTTAAAAAACATGATTTCACTATTTTTGGTAAATATCGTATCGTTTTAGGTTCGATTCTTATTGTGTATAGTATCTTGAAAGCTATATTTTAA
- the mecA gene encoding Negative regulator of genetic competence MecA produces MEMKQISETTLKITISMEDLEERGMELKDFLIPQEKTEEFFYSIMDELDLPDNFKDSGMLSFRVTPRKDRIDVFVTKSEINKEINFEDLAAFDDVSNMSPEEFFKTLEQTMISKGDTEAHEKLGKIEEMMEGAVEDVLTEQVQAEPTEEDINPSDYVHYVLDFPTLEAVVSFAKAIDFPVEASELYKDGGLYHMTILLDLQNHPSYYANLMYARLLEYASAGTKTRAYLQEHGVEMLADDAVTKLKMIELI; encoded by the coding sequence ATGGAAATGAAACAGATTAGCGAGACAACGCTAAAAATAACGATTAGTATGGAAGATCTAGAAGAACGTGGCATGGAGTTGAAAGACTTTTTGATTCCACAAGAAAAGACAGAAGAGTTCTTCTACTCAATAATGGACGAATTAGATTTACCAGATAATTTCAAAGATAGTGGAATGCTTAGCTTTCGTGTAACGCCAAGAAAAGACCGTATTGATGTCTTTGTTACAAAATCTGAAATTAATAAAGAAATTAACTTTGAAGATTTAGCTGCATTCGACGACGTGTCAAACATGTCACCTGAGGAATTTTTCAAAACATTGGAACAAACAATGATTTCTAAAGGTGATACTGAGGCGCATGAAAAATTAGGAAAAATTGAAGAAATGATGGAAGGTGCTGTTGAGGATGTTCTCACAGAACAAGTTCAAGCAGAGCCAACAGAAGAGGATATTAATCCATCTGATTATGTTCATTATGTCCTTGATTTTCCAACACTTGAAGCTGTCGTATCTTTTGCTAAAGCAATTGATTTTCCAGTTGAAGCATCAGAACTCTACAAAGATGGTGGTCTTTACCACATGACCATTTTACTTGATTTGCAAAATCATCCGTCTTACTATGCGAATTTGATGTATGCTCGTTTGTTGGAATATGCTAGCGCAGGTACAAAAACGCGTGCTTATTTGCAAGAGCACGGTGTTGAAATGTTAGCAGATGACGCTGTTACAAAATTAAAAATGATTGAGTTGATATAA